CTTTATACTTGAGagtttctgcttgtttgtttccttACACAGACTTTGAAGAACACGTCAACCCAATGTACGTTACAGCGGCGATCCAGACGACACACACAGCACTGACCATAAGCCCTCCGACATTGCTCTGCGCATTTCTTCGAGCACCAAGAACGGCAAACCTGATCCTCCCAACTCTCTTGAAGCTGATCTCTACACTACAGTAGATGGTGAAGTTGATAACAGTGTTGATAGCGCTACACACGGCATGGGCGACGGTGGGTATGAAGACATCAGGTTTGGCAGCAACCAACACGCGCAGGGTCCACGAAAAGATGGATATGCTGTGGTGGACAAATCCAAAGCACATAAAGCCCCTGCCTCTGCAGCTATTGTCATTGCATCCCCCGCTCACACGACTGAAGGTAGCGATGAGTACGCTGTTGTCGACAAGAGTTCATCTCGAAACAAGGGAAACAAGGCCGCAAATAATGTCTCTCCAGGCCttcccacttctgacaccaaAACTGCTGGTGCTGACGTGTACGCTCAAGTCAACAAGTCTGCTAAGACGGACAAGGCCTTTGAACCGGAAACGGAAGGGGCAGCCTACGCGCAGGTGCAGAAACCCAAACCAGCCGCCAAACCAGCAAAACCATCATCCAAGACGGTTGGTTGTGTTTGGCTCAATGTTCAAAATGCTATGTTCTATTGGCAAAAAAGCAGAATAAGAATAATAACCTGAAACAAAATAACaagtagaagaagaacaagaagaacagacATAATAAGAAGACGGATATTCACACATAGGGCCTAGGTACAGTGGAAGCAGCGCGATCAGCTTATGTTAACATTAACACATTTAGAAGGGATACAAGAAAAGGAAATCGATTTaacgactgaaaacaaaatgacacaAGAGATAATTTCTAACTAGCAGGGTGTTCATCTTACTATATCTATCTGCTCACCCTCAATTCCCTCCCCTTTCCGGACCACCTTTCTAAAATATGTAACAGCATGTTCAAAGACAACCATATTGAATAGAAGCAAGGCTTCATGGCAATAGGCCTATTAGCTATGCCTATGTAACTATTTGTGTCATATTCTTGTATAGCAGAATGTCTTCTTGTAAAGCACCTTTTATGTAATTGCACACATTAGTTGCAACCCTTCACCTGTTTGTGTGCTAAACAAATCTTCTCACGATTCCCAACAGGATGTATCACAGCGCGGCGCAGCAGACGATGACGAGTACCACGCTCTGATTCACACCAGGGGGtctccacacacacagggacaagGAGATTCTGAGTCATACTACAGTCACATTTGAAGCGTGTGAACTAAGACATTTTCTGAACAACTTAGTTATTGTAAATTGAAGAAGGTTTACTTGCTTGTCTAGGATTGCTGCTGTTTTTAGGTAaccagtgtgtgcgtgtgtgtgtgtgtgtgtgtgtgtgtgtgtgtgtgcagggccggacccagggggggggggggggggttccaggggttccggaaccccacccctggaaaaagcatgtaccttgctttgagtgttggtttttatttttttttaaatacattttgtgtgtgtctctaacaaattttattcaatgtgaaaccctcaaaacaaggcccagaatgcaccagattgcagagattttaaccgtttttcacaaattttccgggggagcatgcaggagcgcgcttgtggcttcgccacttcgctgatttgccccccccccccccccccaaaaaaaaaaaacaagtcgcgtaaggcgataatacaacatttagtcaagtagttgtcgaactcacagaatgaaactgaacgcaatgccatttttcagcaagaccgtatactcgtagcatcgtcagtccaccgctcatggcaaaggcagtgaaattgacaagaagagcggggtagtagttgcgctaagaaggatagcacgcttttctgtacctctctttgttttaactttctgagcgtgtttttaatccaaacatatcatatctatatgtttttcgaatcaggaaccgacaaggaataagatgaaagtgtttttaaattgatttcgacaatttaattttgataataatttttatatatttaattttcagagcttgtttttaatccaaatataacatatttatatgtttttggaatcagaaaatgatggagaataagatgaacgtaaatttggatcgttttataaatttttatttttttttacaattttcagatttttaatgaccaaagtcattaattaatttttaagccaccaagctgaaatgcaataccaaagtccgggctttgtcgaagattacttgaccaaaatttcaaccaatttagttgaaaaatgagggcgagacagtgccgcctcaactttcacgaaaagccggatatgacgtcatcaaagacatttatcaaaaaagtgaaaaaaacgttcgggaatTTCATACcaagaaactctcatgtcaaatttcataaagatcggtccagtagtttagtctgaatcgctctacacacacacacacacacacagacacacacacacacgcacatacaccatgaccctcgtctcgattcccccctctacgttaaaacatttagtcaaaacttgactaaatgtaacaagtaaaaaacaagtcgcgtaaggcgaaaatacaatatttagtcaagtagctgccatttttcagcaagaccgtatactcgtagcatcgtcagtccaccgctcatggcaaaggcagtgaaattgacaagaagagcggggtagtagttgcgctaagaaggatagcacgcttttctgtacctctctttgttttaactttctgagcgtgtttttaatccaaacatatcatatctatatgtttttggaatcaggaaccgacaaggaataagatgaaagtgtttttaaattgatttggacaatttaattttgataataatttttatatatttaattttcagagcttgtttttaatccgaatataacatatttatatgtttttggaatcagcaaatgatggagaataagatgaacgtaaatttggatcgttttatacatttttatttttttttacaattttcagatttttaatgaccaaagtcattaattaatgtttaagccaccaagctgaaatgcaataccaaagtccgggcttcgtcgaagattacttgaccaaaatttcaaccgatttggttgaaaaatgagagagtGATCTCTACTTTCACAAAattccggatatgacgtcattaaagacatttataaaaaaaaatataaaaaaaacgtctggggatttcatacccaggaactctcatgtcaaatttcataaagatcggtccagtagtttagtctgaatcgctctacacacacacacacacacacacgcacacacgcacacacgcacatacaccacgaccctcgtttcgattccccctcgatgttaaaatatttagtcaaaacttgactaaatataaaaaggaggaacccccccccccttacaactcatttggtccggccctggtgtgtgtgtgtgtgtgtgtgtgtgtgtgtgtgtgtgtgtgtgtgtgtatgtgtgtgtgtggatgatcctcgttaaataaagaagtgttcttgttcttgttctctctctctctctctctctctctcactctctctctctctctctctctctctctctctctctctctctctctctctctctctctctctctctctctctctctctctctctctctcttgcacgtTCACAGCTTATTCCTGAATAGTTGTTTTATCCGCAAGGGCGGTTGGCTAGATGTCTATTTACGGATACGCAAAGGGAAATCCCGAAACAAAGTTTAAATTAAACTGTGCGTTCCATAACTTCTTATTCAAGCTTTGAACGTATTACATTTGAAGCGTTTGACCTCGTTCGACTtggtgtgtacgtgcgtgcgtgcgtgcgtgcgcgcgtgtgtgtgggtgtatgtgtgtgtgtgtgtgtgtgtgtatgtatgtgtgtgtggatgtgtgtgtgtgtgtgtgtgtgtgtgtgtatgcacatgtgtgtgtatgtgtgtgtgtatgtgtgtgtgtgtgcgggagCTTGtgactgtccgtccgtctgtgtgcgtgggggggaggggggagaggaggaTAATGATAAAAGACGAgaaagagacatacagacagacacgcacacacatacacacccacccacacacacgcacacacacacatacacacacacacacatacacacacacatatacacacacacacacacacacacgcacacacatacatacatatacgcacgcacgcatgcacacacacacacacacacacacacacacacacacacactcacacacacatacacacacacacacacacacacacacgcacactaacacacatacacacacatacacacacacacacacacagacacacacacagacacacacacacagacacactagcacacacacccacatacacatacatacacacacacacacacacacacacacacatacacacacacatgcacaagacagacatagagacggacatacatacattcacatgtgcacacacgcagacagatggacagacagacagacagagagtcagacagacagacagtcagacatatagagacacacagagaggcagacaaacagacagacaaacagacagacagacagacagacagacagatatacagacagacagacagacagacagacagacattaacATACAtatacagaaacagagagatagagatgtaGGGAAAAAAAACTACACCAATGTATTCGCCTTTTCAGAATTTCAGAATATTTTCGCCACGTCGTCAATTGCTGACTTTTAGTGACTAGCGCTCTTTAAGAGGACACAGatggagaaaaaataaaaagtaactGAGGATAGAAAAGACTTAAGCATAAAAGAAGTAgtcaaacgaaacaaaacaatcaaGGAGGAACTGAATATAACTGAGACCCTACTCTAACTTCGAAATAAAATAAGGAGTAGGGAGGAGTTAGAATGAGAGTTTGGAGAGCTCCCCTCTGAAAGATACCAGAGAGGGAGCCTCAGCAGCAGCTGCCGGGAGGGAATTTCACACGGGAATGGTACGCGGGAAGAAGCTGTATTTGAAATAGTTTATACGGGCGGAGATTTGGCGAAGTTTAAGGTTGTGGTTGGATCGAGTTCTGCCAGTGCCAGGGGTGAGGTAGGGGTCTGGGGGAATATCTACCaggttgttgatgattttgtgGAGCATTGTGAGTCAGTTGGGTCTTGGTGCGCCTACTTTCTAGGGTTTCCCATCCGAGTGACTGCAACATGGAACTGACACTACTTTCATAACTATAATCGTGTGTCACATACCTTGCTGCCCTACGTTGAATCTGTTCTACCTTTTTAGTCATATCTACGATGTGCGGGTTCCAAACTGCACTACAATACTCTAGGTGTGGTCGTACAAGCGTGAAATATGCGTTGGACTTGGTCTTCTTGTTGGTTGTGCGTAGGTTTCTTTTCAGGAATCCGAGAACGCCGTTTGCTTTCTTGGTAACACGGTCGATGTGGGACTTCCATGAAAGGTCACTACAGATATCTACACCTAAATACTTGGAGCTGGTTGTCTGCTCTAGTGTGAAACCTTTCAGAACATAGTCA
The sequence above is drawn from the Littorina saxatilis isolate snail1 unplaced genomic scaffold, US_GU_Lsax_2.0 scaffold_3205, whole genome shotgun sequence genome and encodes:
- the LOC138954403 gene encoding uncharacterized protein, which gives rise to MGDGGYEDIRFGSNQHAQGPRKDGYAVVDKSKAHKAPASAAIVIASPAHTTEGSDEYAVVDKSSSRNKGNKAANNVSPGLPTSDTKTAGADVYAQVNKSAKTDKAFEPETEGAAYAQVQKPKPAAKPAKPSSKTDVSQRGAADDDEYHALIHTRGSPHTQGQGDSESYYSHI